One Betta splendens chromosome 8, fBetSpl5.4, whole genome shotgun sequence DNA segment encodes these proteins:
- the fmnl1a gene encoding formin-like protein 1, with amino-acid sequence MGNAAGGGLEQEPGDGREARNPAGAAAGMSDPAPLVQKKQPAAPKLPMPPEEELEERFNVVLNNMNLPPDKLNLLSQYDNDKKWELVCDQERFQVKSPPSTYLTKIKSFYQDQGGVSRRHKKRIQEATQVLKNLEISLRTNHIGWAQEFLDDENNGLDVLVEYLSHAQSDVFEVENAENGGTLSDRAKPAERSMEDLTRSSSSSHSHGMSRAARALTVRITTLSSKMHRKSHSSSQRDDVHVCIMCLRAIMNYQSGFNQVMTHPRCVNEITLSLNSKNPRTKALVLELLAAVCLVRGGHDIILSAFDNFKEVSKEKNRFEKLMEYFVNDDSNIDFMVACMQFINIVVHSVENMNFRVHLQYEFTHLGLDKYLEHVRQTESEKLQVQIQAYLDNVLDVGALLEDAENRGGVLDHVDELQHHNVQLSARLQEIETHTGERMSELETQLMQATKEAELLKESLRESCSQVSTLQQRERERELDREREKDRERLSASPQTLSELEQKIQELQDKGLIQLGRSPSGGLDIQVVPVKVVEYVQVPAPAPQPSASPVSDQPASAPPPPPPPPAPVASIGIPPPPPPPPPPAGAGPPPPPPPPPGSGPPPPPPPPGSGPPPPPPPPGAGPPAPPPPPPPPPGSGPPPPPPPPGSGPPPPPGCGPPPPPGAPNASGMKSKKAIQTKFRMPLLNWQALKPNQITGTVFNELDDEQILGELNMDMFEEHFKTRAQGNPADLSNKKKKVSQKAPSKTSLMDPNKAKNLAITLRKGGMDPSKICSAIETYDQESLKLEFLELLEPFIPSDFEMKLLLNYEKDGRPIEELANEDQFMLRFGKIPRLNQRINTLTFMGNFPETVKRLQPQLNSIIAASMSIKSSSKLKKILEIVLAFGNYMNSSKRGAAYGFRLQSLDLLLETKSTDRSQTLLQFITNIIEEKYPDLTDFHTDLRFVDKAALVSLDSILQDIRSLERGMEMTKKEFLVQDDSPVLKEFIKTNCEHLESLIKDSKTAQEAYVSVVEYFGENPKTTQPSMFFPLFGRFIKAYKTAQQEIQQRKKAASESAEEKQSPSPNKAAAQKGPATPKMPQMDLIAELKKRQVKPPVREGKDGALEDIITDLRNTPFRRADGRRPAQRQDT; translated from the exons ATGGGGAATGCGGCTGGAGGGGGCTTGGAGCAGGAGCCGGGCGACGGCCGCGAGGCCCGCAACCCGGCCGGCGCGGCCGCAGGGATGAGCGACCCCGCACCGCTGGTGCAGAAGAAGCAGCCGGCGGCCCCCAAACTGCCCATGCccccggaggaggagctggaggagcgcttCAACGTGGTGCTG AACAACATGAACTTGCCCCCAGACAAGCTGAACCTCCTGAGTCAGTACGATAACGACAAGAAATGGGAACTAGTCTGTGATCAG GAGCGGTTCCAAGTGAAGAGCCCCCCGTCCACGTACCTGACCAAGATCAAGAGCTTCTACCAGGACCAAGGGGGGGTGTCTCGCAGG CATAAGAAAAGAATCCAAGAAGCAACTCAGGTTCTCAAGAACTTGGAAATATCTCTTCGAACAAATCACATTGG GTGGGCCCAGGAGTTCCTCGACGATGAGAACAACGGCTTGGACGTCCTGGTGGAATATCTGTCGCACGCTCAGAGCGACGT GTTCGAGGTGGAGAACGCGGAGAATGGCGGCACCTTGTCGGACAGGGCCAAGCCGGCGGAGCGCTCCATGGAGGATTTGACcaggagctccagcagctctcaCTCCCACGGGATGAGCAGGGCAGCTCGAGCGCTGACCGTGAG AATAACCACGCTGAGCAGCAAGATGCACAGGAAGTCCCACTCCTCCAGCCAGAGGGACGACGTGCACGTTTGCATCATGTGCCTTCGGGCCATTATGAACTACCAG TCTGGATTCAACCAGGTGATGACTCACCCGCGCTGTGTCAACGAGATCACCCTCAGCCTCAACAGCAAGAACcccag GACCAAGGCcctggtgctggagctgctggccgCGGTGTGTCTCGTCAGAGGCGGACACGACATCATCCTTTCCGCTTTTGACAACTTCAAAGAG GTGAGCAAAGAAAAGAACCGCTTTGAGAAGCTGATGGAGTACTTCGTCAACGACGACAGCAACATTGACTTCATG GTGGCCTGTATGCAGTTCATTAACATTGTGGTCCACTCCGTGGAGAACATGAACTTCCGCGTCCATCTCCAGTACGAGTTCACGCACCTCGGATTAGACAAGTATCTGGAG CATGTGAGGCAAACCGAGAGCGAgaagctgcaggtccagatcCAGGCCTACCTGGACAACGTGCTGGACGTGGGAGCGCTGCTGGAGGACGCTGAGAACCGCGGTGGAGTGTTGGACCAtgtggatgagctgcagcaccaCAACGTGCAG CTGAGCGCCCGCCTTCAGGAGATCGAGACCCACACGGGGGAGAGAATGTCTGAACTGGAAACTCAGCTCATGCAGGCGACCAAAGAGGCCGAGCTGCTCAAA GAAAGCCTGCGAGAGTCCTGTTCCCAGGTTAGTACtttgcagcagagagagagggagcgggagctggacagggagcgggagaagGACAGGGAGCGTCTGAGCGCCTCCCCCCAGACCCTCtcagagctggagcagaagatccaggagctgcaggacaagGGCCTGATCCAGCTGGGACGCAGTCCCTCCGGAGGCCTGGACATCCAGGTGGTGCCCGTCAAAGTGGTGGAATATGTCCAAGTGCCCGCTCCTGCCCCTCAGCCCAGCGCCTCCCCAGTGTCTGATCAGCCTGCCTCCgcgccgccacctcctccaccacctcccgcACCAGTAGCTTCTATCGGGATCCCACCtccaccgccacctcctcctcccccagcaggagcaggccccccaccacctcctcctcctccacctggatctggacccccacctcctcctcccccacccggCTCTGggccgccacctcctcctcccccaccaggAGCCGGCCCCccggctcctccccctcctcctcctcctccacccggcTCTggacccccacctcctcctcctccgcccggcTCTggacccccacctccaccaggtTGTggccctccacctcctccaggagcACCAAACGCATCTG gTATGAAAAGTAAGAAGGCCATCCAGACCAAGTTCAGGATGCCATTGTTAAACTGGCAGGCCCTAAAACCAAACCAGATCACAGGCACCGTCTTCAATGAGCTGGATGATGAGCAGATTTTAGGG GAGCTAAACATGGACATGTTTGAGGAGCACTTCAAAACCAGGGCCCAAGGTAACCCTGCAGACCTATCcaataagaagaagaaggtgtCCCAGAAGGCCCCCAGCAAGACCTCTCTGATGGACCCCAACAAGGCCAAGAATCTGGCTATCACTCTACGGAAGGGAGGCATGGACCCATCTAAAATCTGCAGCGCCATAGAGAC GTACGACCAGGAGTCTTTGAAGCTAGAGTTCCTAGAACTGCTGGAGCCCTTCATTCCGTCAGATTTcgagatgaagctgctgctcaactACGAGAAGGACGGTCGACCGATCGAGGAACTGGCGAACGAGGACCAGTTCATGCTGCGTTTTGGGAAGATTCCTCGTCTGAACCAGCGAATCAACACCCTCACCTTCATGGGCAACTTCCCTGAGACGGTCAAACGCCTGCAGCCG CAACTGAACTCCATCATCGCTGCGTCCATGTCTATCAAGTCCTCCAGCAAACTGAAGAAGATCTTGGAA ATCGTTCTGGCCTTCGGTAACTATATGAACAGCAGCAAGAGGGGAGCAGCGTACGGCTTCCGGCTGCAGAGTCTGGACCTT CTGCTGGAGACCAAGTCCACAGATCGCTCGCAGACGCTGCTTCAATTCATCACTAACATCATTGAGGAGAAATACCCCGATCTGACTGATTTTCACACTGACCTGCGCTTCGTGGACAAGGCCGCCCTCG TATCCCTGGACAGCATTCTTCAGGACATCCGCTCTCTGGAACGCGGAATGGAAATGACCAAAAAGGAGTTTCTGGTACAGGACGACAGCCCCGTTTTAAAGGAATTCATCAAAACAAACTGCGAGCACCTGGAGTCCTTGATCAAAGACAGCAAGACGGCACAG GAGGCTTACGTCTCCGTGGTGGAGTATTTCGGAGAGAATCCCAAAACCACTCAGCCGTCCATGTTTTTCCCGCTCTTTGGCCGCTTCATTAAGGCTTACAAG ACGGCGCAGCAGGAGATCCAACAGAGAAAGAAAGCGGCGAGTGAGAGTGCAGAGGAAAAGCAGTCGCCTTCTCCGAACAAGGCGGCGGCTCAAAAG GGGCCCGCGACGCCCAAGATGCCGCAGATGGACCTGATAGCGGAGCTGAAGAAGAGGCAGGTGAAGCCGCCGGTGCGCGAGGGGAAGGACGGCGCCCTGGAGGACATCATCACGG ATTTGAGGAACACGCCGTTCAGGCGCGCAGATGGTCGACGACCAGCGCAGCGCCAGGACACATGA
- the mlx gene encoding max-like protein X, translated as MTDPTTSPEDHWKTDGAFSDGGFDPTFFPENARKGSIVSRANSIGSTSASSVPNTDDEDSDYRHETTYKDRRRQAHTQAEQKRRDAIKKGYDDLQSIVPTCQQQSEFAVGAQKISKATVLQKTIDYIHFLHKEKKKQEEEVSLLRKEVMALKIMKTNYEHIVKAHQNNPQQGDDQVSDQVKFSIFQNIMDSLFQSFSNSVSVNSFQELSACVFSWIEEHCKPQTLREFVVGVLQQLNGQLY; from the exons ATGACGGACCCGACAACGTCGCCAGAGGACCACTGGAAA ACGGACGGTGCTTTCAGCGACGGCGGCTTTGACCCTA CTTTCTTTCCTGAAAATGCCCGAAAGGGTTCTATAGTGTCCCGGGCGAACAGCATCGGCTCGACTAGTGCCTCGTCAGTTCCAAATACAG ATGATGAAGACAGTGACTACCGGCATGAGACTACGTATAAAGATCGACGTAGACAAGCGCACACGCAGGCTGAGCAGAAACGCAGGGATGCAATCAAG AAAGGATACGATGACCTGCAGTCAATAGTCCCAACCTGCCAGCAGCAGTCAGAATTTGCAGTGGGTGCACAGAAGATTAGCAAAGCTACTGTTCTACAGAAAA cAATTGACTACATCCATTTTCTCCataaggaaaagaaaaagcaggaggaggaagtttCTCTGCTAAGAAAAGAAGTGATGGCACTAAAAATCATGAAAAC CAACTATGAGCACATAGTGAAGGCCCACCAGAACAACCCACAGCAGGGAGACGATCAAGTGTCTGACCAGGTGAAGTTCAGCATCTTTCAGAACATCATGGACTCCCTGTTCCAGTCCTTCAGTAACTCCGTGTCAGTGAACAGCTTCCAGGAactttctgcctgtgtttttagcTGGATTGAGGAACACTGCAAGCCACAG aCTCTGAGGGAATTTGTTGTCGgggtcctccagcagctcaatgGTCAGCTATATTGA